A genomic region of Pristiophorus japonicus isolate sPriJap1 chromosome 24 unlocalized genomic scaffold, sPriJap1.hap1 SUPER_24_unloc_1, whole genome shotgun sequence contains the following coding sequences:
- the LOC139241185 gene encoding zinc finger protein 271-like: protein MEKPWKCGDCGKVFRSPSELEIHRRSHTGERPFTCPVCGKRFTGSSQLITHQRVHTGEKPFTCSECGKRFTWLSHLLSHQRVHTGEKPFTCSECGKRFTWSSHLLTHQRLHTGEKPFTCSACGKRFTCSSDQLKHQRVHTGERPFTCSECGKGFTRSSDLLKHQRVHTGERPFTCSECGKGFTRSSDLLAHQRVHTGDKPFTCSECGKGFTRSSSLLTHQRIHTGERPFTCSECGKGFTQSSDLLKHKRIHTGERPFTCSECGKGFTCSSDLLKHQRVHTGESPFICSDCGKRFTLSFTLLRHQRVHTGERPFTCSDCGKGFTQSAHLLRHQRVHTGERPFTCSECGKGFTRSSHLLRHQRVHK, encoded by the coding sequence atggagaaaccgtggaaatgtggtgactgtgggaaggtattcagatcaccgtctgagctggaaattcatcgacgcagtcacactggggagaggccattcacctgtccagtgtgtgggaagagattcactgggtcatcccaacttataactcaccagcgagttcacactggggaaaagccattcacctgctctgagtgtgggaagagattcacttggttatcccacctgctgtcacaccagcgagttcacactggggagaagccattcacctgctcggagtgtgggaagcgattcacttggtcatcccacctgctgacacaccagcgacttcacactggggagaagccgttcacctgctctgcatgtgggaagcgattcacttgttcatccgaccagttgaaacaccagcgagttcacaccggggagaggccattcacctgctcagagtgtgggaagggattcacgcggtcatccgacctgctgaaacaccagcgagttcacactggggagaggccgttcacctgctctgagtgtggcaagggattcactcggtcatccgacctgctggcacaccagagagttcacactggagacAAGCCAtttacctgctcggagtgtgggaagggattcactcggtcatccagcctgctgacacaccagcgaattcacactggggagaggccgtttacctgctcggagtgtgggaagggattcactcagtcatccgacctgctgaaacacaagcgaattcacactggggagaggccattcacctgctctgagtgtgggaagggattcacttgttcatccgacctgctgaaacaccagcgagttcacactggagagagtccGTTCATCTGctcggactgtgggaagagattcactctgtcgttcaccctgctgagacaccagcgagttcacactggcgagaggccattcacctgctcagactgtgggaagggattcactcagtcagcccacctgctgagacaccagcgagttcacactggggagaggccgttcacctgctctgagtgtgggaagggattcactcggtcatcccacctgctgagacaccaacgagttcacaagtga